AAAACACCTAGTAGTGTTTGTGCCCGTAAATTTGTGTACAAATCTGTTCAGTTCACTTAGGAAAAAACCATCTACTTAACATAATAAGggcaaaaataattattttgtaattaacaGTGTTGCCAACGTAGTCTTGCATTATAAATCTACTGAATATTCATATGAAAATGACAGTCCAAAATTTGCAAAATTGTTTCCTTTAATTCTGAGTGATGTACAAGTACGATACAGAGGAAAGGCATTTAGAGCAGAATTATCGGTAGAATCATCAGTATCTCAGTTCTCAAAATTTCTAAGTTGTATAGCTTGTTTTCTGTGACATTAATGTTATGTGTAATATGTCTgatgtaaaatggaaaatacgCAATGGTTGAAAAATGGTTCTAAACTGTACTGGAGTTTCTCTGTAAATTGGAACAGCCAAGGAATTTATTCCAACAAAACACTGTCAGCTCAGGACTTTTGTCTGAGATCATTTCTGTGATGATTTCTGGAACACTGTAGAAAGTGAAAGATACAAGATGTAAGTCCCATTGCAGTAATATCTGGCTATGTTTTAATTGTGCTTTTTacgtaaaaattaaaattaaacaccgaacattacaagttttttttgtcatttttcagtttatttctcatCTCTGTTATATTGCCTttaattaaagtaaattttCTCATCAAAAGCAGTGAGAGGCCACATTACCTTAATGGATCTTCAGAGTGATGATCTAGGGCTGGTCTGATTCAGATTTCACAGGAACATCGGTACTGATCAGAGGGGTGAGGTCTATGTGAACAAGCAGAGAATATTGCTGGTTACTTCTGCTTAAGTTCATTGACCACATGGTTTTAGTTTAGATATGCGATATTTAGAGATGAACTATGTTTTCTTATTGCACAGTTATGATTTAATCACGTTACCTTCAAACTCAATGAAGAGAATCAGTTCATCATTTTTAAGATAGTTCCTAGTTTTGAGGTCATAGTGAGTGAAGAAAGCATTCCACCCCCATGTCCAACTGCGATAACAGTCACATGATGGGTCATAGGTCCCTGTGATGGATGGCTTGTCCCAGAATAAGATGTTTGAACCTGAAAGAGATAAAATATCATATTGAAACCACTGTCAACAGAATATGAGATACCATTGACTATCCTAATCACAACAAATTTGAGAAAAATAGGTTGTGATGCTCATATATGATATATGCAAtaaattttttatgtttgaCAGGCATTTTCCACAATTCTGTCGTGAGTACATACCAGGTATGAGTTGGTTGCCATTGGTGgtgaaactgaatgaaaaggACTGCCTTTGTTTGATATCAGGGTCCTGGTCAAGAAGAGTTATGGTGACTTGTCTGTTTCCTGCTGGCCACAGCAAGGTGTCATCATTCTCACCACTGGTCAGATGGAAGAAGGCTCCTATGTATCCCTCCACGTAGGAGTTGGGTAGGAGCTGTATGCCAAACCCATACCCTTCAGGGCTGTAATAGCGTGGGCTCTGGATGTACTCTCCCACACCATAGCTCGCCATGTAGTGGCTGAAGTTCTCGATTTGCCAGACACCACTTGGACAACGTGTCTCTACTAGGTTGATGTCATCGATAAGGATCCCGCCTCGGGAATTGGTTGGATCACCTCGGATGCCTTGGAAAGCATATCGGAATTTCCCATCCATCTTCAATGGTACATGGGCGATTTTCCATGAGACGTTGCTGTCACcttggaaaatatttatttttggatttggTTTTTTGCTGTCATGTGATCTCCAACACTGATACACCCCCCTCTCACCATGTAGACTGCTTTTTTAACACATTACAGGTTACACAGCTGTCAATGGAGTAGCTAGAAGTCATTCTGATAATGGGTCTGCTGTATCCATAGATATCAGTCTACTTTGAGATCAAAACCAATCGCTATTAAAAATTCATGAAAGCCAGTCATGTGATTTCTTCTTTGCTATACAGCCTTGAATCACATTGGACTCACCAGTAAATGTCCCTGCTGTGACGGAGCGCTGGACTTGACCTTTTTTGTCCTCTTTTCTTGCCAACACTTGGAGCTTGTCTTTCGGGCTCCCAGTTATCTTGTAGAAGAACTGTAGACATTGCAACTTCCTCTTAGGAGACAGGCTTCTGGACACCAAGAAAGCAGAGTCACCTGCTCTTCCGCTGTCCGTTccaaaatacatgaaaaatccAGAATCTACAGAAATTCAAGAGTAAAATTTTGACCCACATTGTCAGCACACAGGAGACTACACTTAAtcaacaatgtgttttttttctgcaggttATGCACCACATATTTAAGATAATGTCCAAGAGTGAATTTGCAATTATGTgctaaaatgtaatgcaatcaTTATGTAACTGAAATGGATATTTATTTCATAGTCGTGATCCTTTACCTCTACACTGGCCACCCAGAGTGTGGTCATGTGATGCAGGAGTGCTCTTCGTGCGCAACCAATCGCCATTATCATTGGGGTTCTGGATCATGCCACAGCTGTTGATGGACTCAAAAGCACACTGGTCCAGTAGTGTAAGGGAAGAAGCTGTGACAAGGTACACATAAATTTTGATGTTTTCCAagaataatttctttaaaagcaaGCAGAGCAGGTATGGGCAAATGTGAGGAGGATATACTCACTGCAGTTATACATTCTATTGAGCCGCAGCAAGTCAATGCTGCTGAAGTCATTGTACTGCCCAAGTACTTTTGTCAGTGCAGGGTCCTTGGCAGTGATCGTTGGGTAGCGCGGATCCTTGTTGAAGGAGTATGGACCATAATGCATGATGGACTCATAATCGTAAGGGGTGTTTTGGTCCATTATGAGAGTGTCATCGTATTTAACAAAATTGTGCTCCATTCCTATAAAGTATTAAAGGGCAGTTTTACAAGTTTTACACATTTCCCAAAAACAACCTCTCCTACATAACAAATAAATCCCTGAGAGCTGTTACCACAGTTTTGAGTGTATCATTAAAGATTCCAAAAGGGGAAGGAGGTTAGCTTGAGAACTACGGGTGAGATAGTATCACTTAGCTAGCATTGTATGGATTTGTTAGTACTGTGTGAGTTAGCTAGCCGTGTTTAGCATTGCTGGCATGTTTGACTTATCCAGcattctgtgtttttgcaaaCAATGTACTATACTGGACTCTCACCAGGAAGAACCTGATTCCACCAGATGTCCACGTAGTCATCCCTGTCAGTGCGTGACTGCTCGTGGTAGAAACCCAGGGCATGCAAGAGCTCGTGCATAATGGTGCCTTTATAGTCGCAGCTCTCACCGAGGGAAAGCTGTTGACCTGTGTGCTGGTCTCCAACCATTGACCAGCACCTGTGCCAACAGCAGCGTTTGAACATGTGAACACTATTCTGGTATACTGGGTCTTTTTGGGCTGTGACTCAGGTGAACGGTTTTTTAAGTGTAAATACATCACTAAGGCTACAGCTCCTCAGAACTGGAATTGTCCACAACAAATGAGTCACAGAAGCTGTTATCAACAGCAGACTCCAAGACTAAGCTTCAGGAGGTAGAGAATCAATTATGAACAGTGAGCATCTGATCTAAGAAATATGGGAAGAAGAGCACTGGTTGTGAAAAAGAGACTGGACATTTTACCTCGCAATTTCCATTTCTCTTAAGTAGTCAGACAGTATGCACAAATAACCATATAGTACTATATTTTAGCCCTTTCAGGGTGTAGAGGGACATACCCATCTAATTTCTCAAATTTTATGAAGCTCTTCTCCCCCTCGTAGGGTTTGAAGTCAACACAGGACTTCAGGCGATACATTTCAAAAGCCTGAAAAATGACCCCCTTGGCATTCAGGTCTGAAAGACAATCATTTCAGagttatttaaatgatttctcTTCTTTTGGCATTCTCTATGACATGAAGATACAGttctattttgtttcatttcaaagaatATAGCTGATTACCTAGACTGTCACCCAGGATATAAGGGATGGGGAATTTCCACCTGCTTGCTGGGTCTATAAGAGCATTCCAACCAGGctggataataaaaaaatcaataatgaataaaattaaaaattaaaattaatagtgTATTACACTACAAATATGCACATAaaggtgtattttttaaatcagtgcttcAACTACTGTCATAATGAGGTCAACCAAGTTCTTGACATACATGTATaatgggatagctggtagtgtagtggttagtgcaaTTGCCTTTGAATGCAAGGGtggtaggttcaatcccccacTCTGGTTGttgtactcttgaacaaggtacttaccctatattgttctagtaaaattacccagctgtctaaatgggtaaataccttaatattgtaagttgcttcagagaaaagtgtcaatgaaattaataaatatgagtTCAGAGACCCATGGCTTCATCATTCTAAAATCAAAGAATTGGGAACATCAAAAAATTGTAACttttaactgttttctttttgtaacaGTAAATAATGTTGtggaacaaaacagaacagcaagAATAACAATCATCTTTTCAACACAGGTAAGCCTTTTGTATTAAAGCTGTTAATAGTTAAGCAGCTGGTGGATATTAGATGACAATTACTTGTTACTTATACACTGTAAGATAGATATTCTTTTATAGCTGGTACATAAATGGCAGTTTATTGTACTTGACCTTTGTTTTTGAGATTAAATAAGGTCtgtaataattaattacatatttttttcttccagcgGACATTATCTTTATAAAATATTCTATCAGATAAGCTCACAACATGTTTAATGTACCTCATTCCTTATTTGTAAggaaaaattgtaatttgtgACAACTTACAGGTAATGCAATATCCCCCTCAATAACAGGTGTTTTCAGtcctgaaagaaacaaaatcttAACACTAAACTTGACCTTAAACTCATTAGACCAAGCACTCAAAATTTTGCACTTAAATTTTCCTGTTGGTAATGTTAACGTACCAGAATTGACAAAAGGAATGTCATATCTTTTCGGCTTGTCCCCATCAATTGCAAAAGCTAGAAGGGTTCATATCATGTTATAATAAGACAAAATATTGATGATCAATAGCAAATTTTCCTTGCCTCTTCAAATCATTactaaaaattcatttttgcataaaactggCTCTAGATATCTCAAAATTGTAATAGGGAAAACCAATACTTTACATTTCTCTTTGGACAGTCGCTTAATCTGCAAACAAAAAGAAGAGAGTAAAATTGTTAAAGGGTTATTTGTCAGCCTGGGAAGCTCAACGATGAAGCCGTAGGGAAGTAACGTACCGTGAAGGATGATGAGAAGGACATCAGTCCCACCACCCAGAGAAATGTGAGGGGTCTCATTCTGCAGAGGACAGGAGACAGGT
This genomic window from Scleropages formosus chromosome 1, fSclFor1.1, whole genome shotgun sequence contains:
- the LOC108920377 gene encoding meprin A subunit alpha-like; translated protein: MSFSSSFTIKRLSKEKSFAIDGDKPKRYDIPFVNSGLKTPVIEGDIALPPGWNALIDPASRWKFPIPYILGDSLDLNAKGVIFQAFEMYRLKSCVDFKPYEGEKSFIKFEKLDGCWSMVGDQHTGQQLSLGESCDYKGTIMHELLHALGFYHEQSRTDRDDYVDIWWNQVLPGMEHNFVKYDDTLIMDQNTPYDYESIMHYGPYSFNKDPRYPTITAKDPALTKVLGQYNDFSSIDLLRLNRMYNCTSSLTLLDQCAFESINSCGMIQNPNDNGDWLRTKSTPASHDHTLGGQCRDSGFFMYFGTDSGRAGDSAFLVSRSLSPKRKLQCLQFFYKITGSPKDKLQVLARKEDKKGQVQRSVTAGTFTGDSNVSWKIAHVPLKMDGKFRYAFQGIRGDPTNSRGGILIDDINLVETRCPSGVWQIENFSHYMASYGVGEYIQSPRYYSPEGYGFGIQLLPNSYVEGYIGAFFHLTSGENDDTLLWPAGNRQVTITLLDQDPDIKQRQSFSFSFTTNGNQLIPGSNILFWDKPSITGTYDPSCDCYRSWTWGWNAFFTHYDLKTRNYLKNDELILFIEFEDLTPLISTDVPVKSESDQP